CCTGGCGCTTGAGGCGGGGCTGGACATAATCCCGTTGATCAACAAGTGCGACCTCGCGGGAGCCGACCCCGACCGCGTCGAGGAGGAGATCTACCACCTGCTCGGCGGCGTCGAGGAGGGCATCCTGAGGATCTCGGCCAAGACCGGGCAGGGTGTTCCGGAGGTCCTGGAGGCCATCGTCGACAGGGTGTCGCCCCCGAAAGTCGACCCCGGCGATGTGCATGCCCGCGGGCTGATCTTCGACTCGATGTACGACCCCTACAGGGGAGTGGTCAGCTACGTACGCCAGATGTCCGGGGAGCTGAGGTCCCGGCAGCAGATTCAGCTGATGTCCACCGGCCACGTCGCCGATGTCATCGAGCTGGGGGTCCTGGCACCGGACATGAAGCCCACGCAGACCATCGGTCCCGGCGAGACGGGCTACGTCATCACCGGGATCAAGGACGTCCGGAAGGCCCGCGTTGGCGACACCATCACGATGGCGGCGGAGCCGGCCCCCGACCCCGTGCCCGGGTTCCAGGAGCCCAAGCCCATGGTGTGGACGGGGCTTTACCCCGAGGAGGGCGAGTACGAGGAGCTGCGCGACGCGCTGGACAAACTCCAGCTCAACGACGCGGGATTCGTCTACGAGCCGGAGACGTCACACGCGCTGGGCTTCGGGTTCCGTTGCGGGTTTTTGGGCCTGCTCCACATGGAGATCGCCAACGAGCGGCTGTACCGGGAGTTCAACCTCGACCTGGTCGTGACGGCGCCCACTTGCGCCTACAACGTGGAGCTCACCGACGGCTCCCGGCTGCAGATCCACTCACCGGCCGATCTGCCCGACCCCTCCCGGATCGCGGTGATCGAGGAGCCGTTCGTGAAGGTGATGTTGATCACGCCCACCGACTACGTGGGCACGATCATGGACCTGTGCCAGGCCAAGCGTGGCGAGCAGACGGCCATGGACTACCTGTCCACGGACCGGGTGGAGCTGCGCTACGAGATGCCTCTTTCGGAGATCCTGTTCGACTTCTTCGACCAGGTGAAGTCGCGAAGCCGCGGGTACGCGTCGCTGGACTACGACCCCCTGCCGTACCGCTCCGCGGAGATGGTGCGGGTGGACATCCTGGTCCACGGCCAGCCGGTGGACGCGTTCAGCTCCATCGTCCACCGGGACCGCGCCTACCACTGGGGACGCGCGATGACCCACCGGCTGCAGGAGCTGATCCCGCGGCAGATGTTCGACATCGCGGTCCAGGCCGCGATCGGGGCCAAGATCATCGCCCGGGAAACGGTCAAGGCCCGCCGCAAGGACGTGCTGTCCAAGTGCTACGGGGGCGACGTCACGCGTAAGCGCAAGCTGCTCGAAAAGCAGAAAAAGGGCAAGGCGAAGATGAAGATGCTCGGACAGGTGGAGGTCCCGCAGGACGTCTTCATCAAAGCGCTGCGCGTAGAGGAGAAGTAGGCATGGTCCGCCCGGCGGAGCGGCTCCTGCCCCGCCCGCGGGACGTACTCGGAGCCTTCGGGATCTACGTCCACGTCCCGTTCTGCACCCGGCGCTGCTGGTACTGCGACTTCAACGCGTACGCCGGCCTGGACCACCTGGCGCCGCAATACATGAGTGCGCTCGCGGAAGACGCGCGGCGGGCCCTGTCGGCACCGGAGCCTTTCGGGGAGCGCCCCGTGGTGACCTCGGTGTTCTTCGGCGGCGGGACGCCGTCGCTGGTCGAACCCGGACTTCTCACGGCGGTCCTGGACGCGGTGCGAGAGTCCTGGCCGGTGGACCCGGGGGCCGAGGTGACGGTGGAGTGCAACCCCGAGAGCATCGACCGCGACAGGCTGCTCGCCTACCGCGCCGCCGGGGTGACCAGGCTGAGTTTCGGGGTCCAGTCGCTTGACGACCGGCTCCTGGCGTCCCTCGGACGGGTCCACGACGCGGCGACGGCGGTCGGGGCGCTGGTGTTGGCCCGAAGCGTCTTCGAGCGGGTGAGCGGCGACCTCATCTTCGGGGTGCCGGGCGAGGACGACCGGACGTGGAGGTCCAGCGTCGAGGGACTTCTGTCCCTAGGCCTCGAGCACATGTCCTGCTACGGACTGACCTACGAGGAGGGGACTCCGCTGCACTCCTGGAAGCGGCTGGGCAAGGTCGTCCCGGTGGACGACGACGACTCCGCGCGGCGCTGGGAGATGACCGACGACCTGCTCAGTGCGCGGGGACTGCGCCGCTACGAGGTGTCCAACTGGGCGGTTCCGGGGCACGAGTGCCGGCACAACCAGCTGTACTGGGCGTGCGGCGAGTACCTGGGCATAGGCGCCGGCGCCCACTCCCACCTGGCCAGGCCGGACGGGTGCACCCGGTCCTGGACCGTCAAGTCGCCCGAGCGGTACGTCCGTGAGGTTTTCCGCGGGGCCTCCCCGGTGGCGGGGGCCGAGCACGTCGACGCAGCGGGACGGGCGTCCGAGGCCATGTTCCTGGGCCTGCGTCGAGCGGGCGGAGTGCGCTCCGAAGAGTTTCAGGCGCTCACCGGGTTGCGGCTGGAGGACCTGTTCCGTGCGGAGCTGGAACGCTGGTCCCGCGCGGGCCTTCTGCGGTGGGAGGAGACGGGAGCGAGGCTGACGAGGCGCGGGACGCTTCTCGCCAACGAGGTCCTCGCCTCGATGCTGGCCGGTTGATCCGGGAGGTTTGGCACTCTCAGTGTTAGAGTGCCAATCACCATGATCAACCACGAGGCCCCCCTCGACGAGCGCAAGGAGCGCATCCTTCGGGAGATCGTCGAGGCGTACGTCCAGATGGGCGAGCCCGTCGGTTCCAAGGCGATAGCCGCGGGCCGCGACCTCGACGTCAGCTCCGCGACCGTCCGCAACGAGATGGCGATCCTGGAGCGCGAGGGGTACATCGCGCAGCCCCACCCCTCGGCCGGACGGATACCCACGGACAAGGGCTACCGCTACTACGTCGACAGGCTCGCTCCCGCGGTGGACGCCGACCCACAGGAGCGCCGGGAGATCGAACGCTCCATGGCGGGTGCGCTGTCGGCCCTGGACGACCTTCTCATGCGGGCTTCCCACCTACTGTCGGACCTTACGAACTACACGTCGCTTGCGTCCGCGCCCCCGGTCAGTGAGGCGCGGTTGCGCCACGTCGAGCTGGTGCCGCTGGGTCACCGGCGGATTTTCCTGGTCATCGTCGGCGACGGCGCCTGGCACGCCGAGCGCGTGCTGGAGCTGGCCCAGGAGCCGGCTGAGGACACGCTGCGCAGGTCCGGCGAGGTCGCAAACCGCCTCGCACACGGGCTCGGCCTCACCGAGGCCGCGGCCGCCCTCGACAAGGCGGAGGGCTTGGACCGTGAGACGTCCCGGGTGTTGAAGGCGACGGCCCTGGCCCTGCGGACTGTCGCCAGCGACCGCGGAGGCCGCGTGTTCACCGGCGGCACGTCGCGGCTGGTGGTCTGGGAGCCGGCTCCTACAGCCCGCCGCGTCCTGGAGATGCTGGAGGAGGGGGAGATGGAGCCGCTTCTCCCGGAACCGGCCCCAGAAGGGGTCTCCGTGCGCATCGGCCGGGAGCTGGCCTTTGAGGACTACCACGACCTCAGCCTTATCGCGGCCGGGTACAGGTTCGGCCGCCAAGCGGGGACGCTGGGCGTGCTGGGGCCGACTCGGATGCACTACCCGTCGGTGATGTGCACGGTCGCGGAGGTGGCGCGGTCCCTTTCGCGTGCGTTGAGCCGGCTCGAGCAGTAGATGGCTCGCGACCACTACTCGGCCCTCGGCGTGTCCGAGGAGGCGTCGCCCGAGGAGATCAAGCGTGCGTTCAGGTCGCTGGCCCGGCAGCACCACCCGGATGCCACCGGCAACGACCCGGAGGCGGCGGAGCGTTACAAGGAGATCTCAGAGGCCTACTCCGTGCTTTCCGACCCGTCCCGGCGCCGCGAGTACGACATGCAGCGCGCCGGCGGCTTTACGCAGTTCGGGACCACCATCGAGGACCTGTTTGACTCGTTTTTCGGCGGCGGGTCCGGGCGCAGGTCCGCAACGCGGCAGAGGTCGCGGGCGTGGCCGGGGGAGTCCATCGGAGCGCGCGTCTCCATGGACTTCCGCGAGTCCGTCTTCGGGGCGTCCAAGACGATCCGGCTGGACCGTCTGCAGCCCTGCCCGCGGTGCCAGTCGTCCGGATGCGAGCCGGGGACCTTTCCTCAGACCTGCGAGCGCTGCGACGGGACCGGCGAGCTTCAGCAGGTGAGGCGCACCGTGCTCGGCTCGATGATGACCGCGTATCCCTGCGCCGCCTGCCGGCAGACCGGCTGGGTCATCCCGGACCCCTGTTCGAGCTGCCGGGGCGAGGGCAGGGCCAAGGCGACCGAGGAAGTGACCGCCCAGATCCCTCCGGGCGTCGAGAGTGGCGACCGCATGGTGATGAGGGACCAGGGCAACGCGGGTGTGGCCGGCGGGAGCAGGGGGGACCTGTACGTCGAGATAGCCGTCGAGCCCGACGAGCGGTTTGAACGCCGCGGTGACGAGATCCTCACGTGGGTGGACATTCCAATGACCACGGCTGCGCTGGGCGGGGAGGTCACGTTCGAGTCGCTGGACGGCACGGAGAAGCTGAACGTGCCGAAGGGAGCGCAGTCCGGAGAGGAGTTCCGCATCAGGGAGCGCGGGATGGTCCGGCGCTACGGGGACCGGGGGGACCTGGTCGTCCACGCAAACGTGGTCACCCCCACAGGCCTGACCGACGAACAGGAGAGGCTGCTGGCGCAGCTGGCGGAGCTGCGTGGAGAGCCGCGAGGCGGCCACGGGATCCTCGCGGGCCTGCGGCGGGCTCTGCGTATGGAGGGATGACGGCTGGGGCTTCACCATTTCTTCACCGACCCCGACGACGTGCGGGAAGGCCGCGTTGTCCTGCGCGGTGACGAGGCACACCACGCCGCCAAGGTGCTGCGCGTGCGCATCGGGGAGACGATCTCCGTGGCGGACGGATCGGGGCGGGTGATGGACGCCGTCGTCACCAAGATCGCGGAGGAGGGCCTAGCGGCCCGGATCATCCTGTCCCATGACCTCCGGGCGTCCTCGCCCGCCCTCGTGCTGTGCCAGGGACTCACGAAGCGCGAGCGGATGGACCTTGTGGTCCAGAAGTCGGTTGAGGTAGGGGCCCGGACGATTGTGCCGTTCGTCGCACAGCGATCGATCGTCAAGTGGGACGACGACAAGCGCCGCCGCGCCCGCACTCACTGGGAGGGAGTAGCGAGAGCCGCGGCCAAGCAGTGCCGGTCTCCGTGGCTGACGAGCGTGGATCAGGTCGCCGACGGCCTGGACGCCGTCGTGGCGCAGGGTCAGCCGATGCTGGCGCTGCACGAGGAGTCGAAGCTCCACTTCCGCGACGCCCTGGACCCGGACCCCCCGGAGCGCCTGACGATCGTGATCGGTCCCGAGGGGGGCCTGACCGGCGAGGAGGTGTCCGAGCTGGAGGCGTCCGGCGCCAAGTCCGTCACGCTCGGGGAGCGGATCCTGAGGACGGAGACGGCTGGTCCGGTAGCCCTGGCGCTCGCGGCCTACAGCTACGGGATCCTGGGATGAGCGATTTCAACCGCCGCCTCGGGGAGCACATCCGCCGCCTGCGCAAGCTGCAGGGACTGTCGTTGCTGGACGTGGAGTCGGTCTCCGGCAAGGAGGTCAAGGCCTCCGTCTTGGGAGCCTACGAGCGCGGCGAACGGGTGGTGTCCGCTCCACGCCTCGCGCGACTGGCCGAAATTTACGGGGTTCCGCTTCGGGCGATGCTGCCCTCGCCGCCGGGGTCCGGCGGGGGACCGGCGGTTTCGATGTCCCTGGACCTGAACAAGCTCCAGGAGGCCGACTCGGCCGACGCACGGACCGTTGTCCGCTACGTCAGGTCCATACAGGCGCAGAGGGCGGAGTGGTCTGGCAACGTCTTCTCGATACGGGGCGAAGACGTGAGGGCGCTTTCGACCGCCCTGGACGTCACGCCCGAAGAACTGGTCCGCAGGCTCGACGAGCTGGGGGTGAGGCTGACATGACGGACTGCCTTTTCTGCCGGATCGTGTCCGGCGAGATTGAAGCCGACATCGTGCACGAGGGGGCCGAGGTCATCGCCTTCCGCGACATCAACCCCCAGGCCCCCACCCACATCCAGATAATCCCGAGGCGGCACGTGCCGAAGGTGGGCGGCTTTGTCGCCGAGCAGGATTCAGCGTGGCTGGTGGAGCTTTTCTCGACGGCGGCCGACCTGGCCCGGGCCGAGGGCCTGGAAGCCGGCTTCCGTCTGGTGATCAACAACGGGCCGCTGGCCGGACAGAGCGTCCACCACGTCCACCTGCACCTCCTGGGCGGGCGGCAGCTGGGGTGGCCCCCGGGATGACCGGCAGGGGCGGGAAGGGTCGCGGCCCGGCGATATACTCGCCCCCAGAGAGGAACTATCGGACGTTGTCGAACCGCTTGAAGATCATGGTCCCCGGCGAGACCCATGTGGTCGACCTGGTCGGCCAGAGAGATGAGCACCTCAGGCTCATCGAGGACTCTTTCGCCTCGGACATCCTGGTGCGCGGCAACGAGATCACCATCACGGGTCCGACCGAGGAGGCCGAGAAGGTGGCCTCCGTCTTCGAGGAGCTTCTCGCTCTGCTTCAGCGCGGCCATGTGCTGACCACCGATTCCGTCGGCCGAGCGGTGGAGATGGTGAAGTCCGATTCGGGCGACAAGCCCTCTGACGTCATGAGCGAGACGCTGCTCGTCACGCGGGGACGCGCCATCCGGGCGAAGACTCCGGGTCAGAAGCGCTACATCGACGCGATCCGCAGGAACACGGTTGTGTTCTCGATCGGACCGGCCGGCACCGGCAAGACCTATCTCGCCGTCGCGACGGCGGTGAAGGCGCTTCGGGACAAGGAGATCTCCCGGATCATCCTCACGCGCCCCGCGGTGGAGGCGGGGGAGCGGCTGGGTTTTCTTCCCGGCGATATCGCCCAGAAGGTGGACCCCTATCTGAAGCCGCTCTACGACGCGCTGTACGACATGCTCGAGCCGGACCACTTCACGCGGCTGATGGAGCGCGGCACGATCGAGGTGGCGCCGCTGGCCTACATGAGGGGGAGAACCCTCAACGACTCGTTCATCATCCTGGACGAAGCGCAGAACACGACACCGGAGCAGATGAAGATGCTGCTCACCCGCCTGGGGCTTGGGTCCAAGGCCGTCGTGACCGGCGACGTCACTCAGGTGGACCTGCCCGAGGGCCACACCAGCGGCCTGGTGGTGGTCCAGCAGATCCTCAAAGAGATCACCGGGCTGGAGTTCGTCCACCTCGAGCCGATGGATGTCGTCCGTCACAAGATCGTGCAGCAGATCGTGGAGGCGTATCACCGCTTCGACGAAAACCGCCGGCCATCCGGAGGCAGATGAGCGTCGAGCCCCCGGATCACCCCCCACAACCTTGGCTGTGATGGCCGGCCTGAAGGACGTCTTCGTTGCCAACGAGCAGTCCGACGTCGACATCGACGAACGCCGGCTCATCCAATTGGCCCGCGTCGCGGCCGGCGAAGAGGACGTGGACCCGCGCGCTGAGCTTTCCGTCCTGCTGGTGGACCGTGAGTCGATGGCCAGCCTGAAGGAGAAGTGGCTCGGTGAGCCCGGGCCCACCGACGTGCTGGCTTTCCCGATGGACGAACATCCTTCCGAAGAGGAGCAGTACCTCGTGGGCGACATCGTGATCTGCCCGGACGTCGCCCGCGAGCAGGCCGAGTCGCAGGGGGGCACGGTGCTCGAGGAGGTCGAGCTCCTGCTCGTCCACGGGTTCCTCCACCTGCTGGGCTACGACCACGCAAAGCCGTCCGAGGCGCGTACGATGCGGCACCGTGAGCGCAAGATCCTCCAGGAGTTCTACCGCCACCCGGCCTCCGATCCTGGACCGATCTCCTGATGGCCGCCCTGATCGCACTCGTTGGCTTTCTGGTCGTGATGGGATCCGTCCTGGCGATGGCCGAGGCGTCGCTGAGCCGCGTAGACCGCGTCCAGGCCCTGGCGCTGCGCGAGGAGGGCCGCCGGGGGGCCGAGCGGCTCCTGAAAATCGAGGAGCAGCCGGCGCGTCACCTCAACTCGGTGTATCTCGCGGTGATGTTTGCGCAGAACGGATCGGCCATCCTGGTCGCCTTTCTGGCCAACAAGTTGTGGCCCGGCGTGTGGGTGACCGTAGCGTCGGCGGTGTTCACGCTGCTGTACTTCGTGCTGGTGGAGGCGATGTCCAAGACCTTTGCGATCCTGCACAGTTCCTCGGTAGCGCTCTCGCTGGCCCCCCTGGTCTCGGTGCTCGCGAGGTTCCTGTCGCTTCCCACTCGAATGCTCATCGGGCTTTCCAACCTGTTGCTGCCCGGCAAGGGCATCAAATCCGGACCCTTCGTGTCGGAGGAGTACATCCGCTCGGTCGCCGACGTGGGCCACGAGGAGGGGACGATCGAGGAGGAACAGAAGGAGTTCATCCACTCCATCTTCGAGGTGGGCGACACGCTCGCCCGCGAGGTGATGGTGCCCCGTCCGGACATGATCGTCGTGGCGGCACAGCGTCCGATCGGAAAGGCGATGGACCTGACGATCAAGCACGGCGTCTCGCGGATCCCCGTGTACGACAAGGAGCCCGACAACATCACCGGCATCGTGTACGCCAAGGACCTTTTCAAGGCGCTGCGCCGTAACGGCGACTCCGACAAGGAGAAGACGGTCAAGGACGTGATGCGCGAGGCGTTCTTCGTGCCCGAGACAAAGCCGGTCCTGGAACTGCTGCGCGAGATGCAGAAGAGCCGGACGCATATGGCGATCGTGGCCGACGAATACGGCGACGTGGCGGGACTGGTGACGCTCGAGGACCTGATCGAGGAGATCGTGGGGGAGATATCCGACGAGTACGACGTGGCCGAGCCGGACCTCGTCCCCATGGAGGACGGCAAGTGGCGGGTCAAGGCCGGCCTTCCCATAGGCGACCTCAACGAGCTGCTGGACGTAGAGCTTCCCGAAGACGAGGACTGGACCACCGTCGGGGGACTCGTCGTCTCCAAGCTGGGCAAGATGCCCCAGGAGGGAGACGAGGTCAGCTTCGAGGGCCTGGGGTTTCGTGCCGAAGGGGTCAACGGCAGGAGGATCGGCACGGTCGTCGTCACCAAGTCGGTCGTCTCCGACGACGGCGCCGCCTGAGCACGGTGGACGGGCTGCAGCTCGGCCAGTCGCCTCCGGGTTTCCGGTCTGGTTTCGCCTCTTTCATCGGG
The Actinomycetota bacterium DNA segment above includes these coding regions:
- the lepA gene encoding translation elongation factor 4, with product LALEAGLDIIPLINKCDLAGADPDRVEEEIYHLLGGVEEGILRISAKTGQGVPEVLEAIVDRVSPPKVDPGDVHARGLIFDSMYDPYRGVVSYVRQMSGELRSRQQIQLMSTGHVADVIELGVLAPDMKPTQTIGPGETGYVITGIKDVRKARVGDTITMAAEPAPDPVPGFQEPKPMVWTGLYPEEGEYEELRDALDKLQLNDAGFVYEPETSHALGFGFRCGFLGLLHMEIANERLYREFNLDLVVTAPTCAYNVELTDGSRLQIHSPADLPDPSRIAVIEEPFVKVMLITPTDYVGTIMDLCQAKRGEQTAMDYLSTDRVELRYEMPLSEILFDFFDQVKSRSRGYASLDYDPLPYRSAEMVRVDILVHGQPVDAFSSIVHRDRAYHWGRAMTHRLQELIPRQMFDIAVQAAIGAKIIARETVKARRKDVLSKCYGGDVTRKRKLLEKQKKGKAKMKMLGQVEVPQDVFIKALRVEEK
- the hemW gene encoding radical SAM family heme chaperone HemW, whose product is MVRPAERLLPRPRDVLGAFGIYVHVPFCTRRCWYCDFNAYAGLDHLAPQYMSALAEDARRALSAPEPFGERPVVTSVFFGGGTPSLVEPGLLTAVLDAVRESWPVDPGAEVTVECNPESIDRDRLLAYRAAGVTRLSFGVQSLDDRLLASLGRVHDAATAVGALVLARSVFERVSGDLIFGVPGEDDRTWRSSVEGLLSLGLEHMSCYGLTYEEGTPLHSWKRLGKVVPVDDDDSARRWEMTDDLLSARGLRRYEVSNWAVPGHECRHNQLYWACGEYLGIGAGAHSHLARPDGCTRSWTVKSPERYVREVFRGASPVAGAEHVDAAGRASEAMFLGLRRAGGVRSEEFQALTGLRLEDLFRAELERWSRAGLLRWEETGARLTRRGTLLANEVLASMLAG
- the hrcA gene encoding heat-inducible transcriptional repressor HrcA, which encodes MINHEAPLDERKERILREIVEAYVQMGEPVGSKAIAAGRDLDVSSATVRNEMAILEREGYIAQPHPSAGRIPTDKGYRYYVDRLAPAVDADPQERREIERSMAGALSALDDLLMRASHLLSDLTNYTSLASAPPVSEARLRHVELVPLGHRRIFLVIVGDGAWHAERVLELAQEPAEDTLRRSGEVANRLAHGLGLTEAAAALDKAEGLDRETSRVLKATALALRTVASDRGGRVFTGGTSRLVVWEPAPTARRVLEMLEEGEMEPLLPEPAPEGVSVRIGRELAFEDYHDLSLIAAGYRFGRQAGTLGVLGPTRMHYPSVMCTVAEVARSLSRALSRLEQ
- a CDS encoding J domain-containing protein, with translation MARDHYSALGVSEEASPEEIKRAFRSLARQHHPDATGNDPEAAERYKEISEAYSVLSDPSRRREYDMQRAGGFTQFGTTIEDLFDSFFGGGSGRRSATRQRSRAWPGESIGARVSMDFRESVFGASKTIRLDRLQPCPRCQSSGCEPGTFPQTCERCDGTGELQQVRRTVLGSMMTAYPCAACRQTGWVIPDPCSSCRGEGRAKATEEVTAQIPPGVESGDRMVMRDQGNAGVAGGSRGDLYVEIAVEPDERFERRGDEILTWVDIPMTTAALGGEVTFESLDGTEKLNVPKGAQSGEEFRIRERGMVRRYGDRGDLVVHANVVTPTGLTDEQERLLAQLAELRGEPRGGHGILAGLRRALRMEG
- a CDS encoding RsmE family RNA methyltransferase; amino-acid sequence: MREGRVVLRGDEAHHAAKVLRVRIGETISVADGSGRVMDAVVTKIAEEGLAARIILSHDLRASSPALVLCQGLTKRERMDLVVQKSVEVGARTIVPFVAQRSIVKWDDDKRRRARTHWEGVARAAAKQCRSPWLTSVDQVADGLDAVVAQGQPMLALHEESKLHFRDALDPDPPERLTIVIGPEGGLTGEEVSELEASGAKSVTLGERILRTETAGPVALALAAYSYGILG
- a CDS encoding transcriptional regulator codes for the protein MSDFNRRLGEHIRRLRKLQGLSLLDVESVSGKEVKASVLGAYERGERVVSAPRLARLAEIYGVPLRAMLPSPPGSGGGPAVSMSLDLNKLQEADSADARTVVRYVRSIQAQRAEWSGNVFSIRGEDVRALSTALDVTPEELVRRLDELGVRLT
- a CDS encoding histidine triad nucleotide-binding protein, with the protein product MTDCLFCRIVSGEIEADIVHEGAEVIAFRDINPQAPTHIQIIPRRHVPKVGGFVAEQDSAWLVELFSTAADLARAEGLEAGFRLVINNGPLAGQSVHHVHLHLLGGRQLGWPPG
- a CDS encoding PhoH family protein, which translates into the protein MVPGETHVVDLVGQRDEHLRLIEDSFASDILVRGNEITITGPTEEAEKVASVFEELLALLQRGHVLTTDSVGRAVEMVKSDSGDKPSDVMSETLLVTRGRAIRAKTPGQKRYIDAIRRNTVVFSIGPAGTGKTYLAVATAVKALRDKEISRIILTRPAVEAGERLGFLPGDIAQKVDPYLKPLYDALYDMLEPDHFTRLMERGTIEVAPLAYMRGRTLNDSFIILDEAQNTTPEQMKMLLTRLGLGSKAVVTGDVTQVDLPEGHTSGLVVVQQILKEITGLEFVHLEPMDVVRHKIVQQIVEAYHRFDENRRPSGGR
- the ybeY gene encoding rRNA maturation RNase YbeY — protein: MAGLKDVFVANEQSDVDIDERRLIQLARVAAGEEDVDPRAELSVLLVDRESMASLKEKWLGEPGPTDVLAFPMDEHPSEEEQYLVGDIVICPDVAREQAESQGGTVLEEVELLLVHGFLHLLGYDHAKPSEARTMRHRERKILQEFYRHPASDPGPIS
- a CDS encoding hemolysin family protein; its protein translation is MAALIALVGFLVVMGSVLAMAEASLSRVDRVQALALREEGRRGAERLLKIEEQPARHLNSVYLAVMFAQNGSAILVAFLANKLWPGVWVTVASAVFTLLYFVLVEAMSKTFAILHSSSVALSLAPLVSVLARFLSLPTRMLIGLSNLLLPGKGIKSGPFVSEEYIRSVADVGHEEGTIEEEQKEFIHSIFEVGDTLAREVMVPRPDMIVVAAQRPIGKAMDLTIKHGVSRIPVYDKEPDNITGIVYAKDLFKALRRNGDSDKEKTVKDVMREAFFVPETKPVLELLREMQKSRTHMAIVADEYGDVAGLVTLEDLIEEIVGEISDEYDVAEPDLVPMEDGKWRVKAGLPIGDLNELLDVELPEDEDWTTVGGLVVSKLGKMPQEGDEVSFEGLGFRAEGVNGRRIGTVVVTKSVVSDDGAA